From a single Equus asinus isolate D_3611 breed Donkey chromosome 2, EquAss-T2T_v2, whole genome shotgun sequence genomic region:
- the FOXA1 gene encoding hepatocyte nuclear factor 3-alpha encodes MLGTVKMEGHESSDWNSYYADTQEAYSSVPGGNMNSGLGAMNSMNSYMTMNTMTTSGNMTPASFNMSYANPGLGAGLSPGAVAGMPGGSAGAMNSMTAAGVTAMGTTLSPGGMGGMGAQPAASMNGLGPYAAAMNPCMSPMAYAPSNLGRSRAAGGGDAKTFKRSYPHAKPPYSYISLITMAIQQAPSKMLTLSEIYQWIMDLFPYYRQNQQRWQNSIRHSLSFNDCFVKVARSPDKPGKGSYWTLHPDSGNMFENGCYLRRQKRFKCEKQPGTGTGGGGGAKGGPESRKDPSSAATAGADSPLHRGVHGKAGQLEGAPAPGPAASPQTLDHSGATATGGASELKTPASSAAPPISSGPGALVSVPPSHPAHGLAPHESQLHLKGDPHYSFNHPFSINNLMSSSEQQHKLDFKAYEQALQYSPYGAALPASLPLGSASVATRSPIEPSALEPAYYQGVYSRPVLNTS; translated from the exons ATGTTAGGGACTGTGAAGATGGAAGGGCATGAGAGCAGCGACTGGAACAGCTACTACGCGGACACACAGGAG GCCTACTCCTCGGTCCCGGGCGGCAACATGAACTCGGGCCTGGGCGCCATGAACTCCATGAACAGCTACATGACCATGAACACCATGACCACGAGCGGCAACATGACCCCCGCCTCGTTCAACATGTCCTACGCCAACCCGGGCCTGGGCGCTGGCCTGAGCCCTGGCGCCGTGGCCGGCATGCCGGGCGGCTCGGCGGGCGCCATGAACAGCATGACGGCGGCGGGCGTGACGGCCATGGGGACGACGCTGAGCCCGGGCGGCATGGGCGGCATGGGCGCGCAGCCGGCGGCCTCCATGAACGGCCTGGGCCCCTACGCGGCCGCCATGAACCCGTGCATGAGCCCCATGGCGTACGCGCCGTCCAACCTGGGCCGCAGCCGGGCTGCGGGCGGCGGCGACGCCAAGACTTTCAAGCGCAGCTACCCGCACGCCAAACCGCCCTACTCGTACATCTCGCTCATCACCATGGCCATCCAGCAGGCGCCCAGCAAGATGCTGACGCTGAGCGAGATCTACCAGTGGATCATGGACCTCTTCCCCTACTACCGGCAGAACCAGCAGCGCTGGCAGAACTCCATCCGCCACTCGCTCTCCTTCAACGACTGCTTCGTCAAGGTGGCGCGCTCCCCGGACAAGCCGGGCAAGGGCTCCTACTGGACGCTGCACCCGGACTCCGGCAACATGTTCGAGAACGGCTGTTACTTGCGCCGCCAGAAGCGCTTCAAGTGCGAGAAGCAGCCGGGAACCGGGACCGGGGGCGGCGGCGGTGCCAAGGGCGGCCCCGAGAGCCGCAAGGACCCCTCGAGTGCGGCCACCGCCGGCGCCGACTCGCCCCTCCACCGGGGCGTGCACGGTAAGGCGGGCCAGCTAGAGGGCGCGCCGGCCCCCGGGCCCGCCGCCAGCCCCCAGACTCTGGACCACAGCGGGGCGACGGCGACAGGGGGCGCCTCGGAGTTGAAGACTCCAGCATCCTCGGCTGCACCCCCGATCAGCTCCGGGCCTGGGGCGCTGGTATCTGTGCCCCCCTCCCACCCGGCGCATGGCCTGGCGCCCCACGAGTCCCAGCTGCACTTGAAAGGGGACCCCCACTACTCCTTCAACCACCCCTTCTCCATCAACAACCTCATGTCCTCCTCGGAGCAGCAGCACAAGCTGGACTTCAAAGCCTACGAGCAGGCGCTACAGTACTCGCCCTACGGCGCCGCGTTGCCCGCCAGCCTGCCGCTCGGCAGCGCCTCGGTGGCCACTAGGAGCCCCATCGAGCCCTCAGCCCTGGAGCCGGCCTACTACCAAGGTGTGTATTCCAGACCCGTCCTAAATACTTCCTAG